Proteins encoded within one genomic window of Bacteroidia bacterium:
- a CDS encoding pyridoxal phosphate-dependent aminotransferase has protein sequence MQISERGKAMPSSPIRKLVPFAEAAKRLGKKVYHLNIGQPDIETPKVVRDAIHQLDLRVLEYSHSAGNESYRRKLSDYYKSVGIYVEYDEIMVTAGGSEALLFAMMTCLNPGDEVISPEPFYANYNGFAQTAGVVIKPVTASIETGFALPPVAEIERAIGPKTRAIIICNPNNPTGYLYKKEELLALEEVVRKHSLYLFSDEVYREFCYDGNEPFSAMNLSSIRDQVVMIDSVSKRYSMCGARIGTLITHNRAVYNTAMKYAQARLSPPSLGQVAAEAAIQTPDAYFKEVSDEYVKRRNLVVDRINQIPGALCPTPGGAFYAIARLPIDDSDRFCQWLLEEFSYNNSTVMLAPATGFYATAGLGKNEVRIGYVLNLDDLSGAMDCLEKAVEVYPGRV, from the coding sequence ATGCAAATTTCAGAACGCGGAAAGGCTATGCCTTCGTCTCCCATTCGTAAGTTGGTTCCATTTGCTGAGGCGGCAAAACGATTAGGAAAAAAGGTTTACCATTTGAATATTGGTCAGCCTGATATTGAAACACCGAAGGTAGTTAGGGATGCTATTCACCAATTGGACTTAAGGGTGTTGGAGTATTCACATTCGGCGGGAAATGAGAGTTATCGGAGGAAGCTTTCAGATTATTACAAGAGTGTGGGCATTTATGTGGAATATGATGAGATAATGGTAACAGCCGGGGGAAGTGAAGCCTTGTTATTCGCCATGATGACCTGTTTAAATCCGGGCGATGAGGTAATTTCACCGGAGCCATTTTATGCCAATTACAATGGTTTTGCTCAAACGGCAGGTGTAGTGATTAAGCCGGTTACGGCATCGATAGAGACCGGGTTTGCACTACCTCCCGTGGCAGAAATTGAACGTGCCATTGGACCTAAGACCAGGGCTATTATTATTTGTAATCCTAACAATCCAACCGGATATTTATACAAGAAGGAAGAGTTATTGGCATTGGAGGAGGTAGTAAGGAAGCATTCGTTGTATTTGTTTAGCGATGAGGTTTACCGGGAGTTTTGTTATGATGGGAATGAACCTTTTTCGGCCATGAATTTAAGTTCGATCCGGGATCAGGTAGTGATGATTGATAGTGTTTCTAAGCGATACAGCATGTGTGGCGCAAGGATAGGAACCTTGATTACCCATAATCGGGCGGTTTATAATACGGCAATGAAATATGCCCAGGCAAGGTTAAGTCCTCCGTCCTTGGGTCAGGTTGCTGCCGAAGCTGCGATTCAAACACCGGATGCCTATTTTAAGGAGGTTTCAGACGAATATGTTAAGCGACGTAATTTGGTTGTAGACCGTATTAATCAAATTCCGGGAGCTTTATGTCCTACTCCGGGAGGCGCGTTTTATGCCATTGCCAGGTTGCCGATTGATGATAGTGATAGGTTTTGCCAATGGTTGCTTGAAGAATTTTCGTACAACAATTCCACGGTGATGTTGGCTCCTGCCACCGGTTTTTATGCCACTGCGGGTTTAGGGAAGAATGAGGTTAGGATAGGGTATGTGCTGAATTTGGATGATTTATCGGGTGCCATGGATTGTTTAGAGAAAGCCGTAGAGGTTTATCCGGGCAGGGTATAG
- a CDS encoding glycosyltransferase family 4 protein → MSLRTIILLDALSLGGAEKQALLFGAWLQNEKKCKVEIWHFMPGDGSAKIVCDRYNLKTKEIGYFRGLARYLYPKQIWEYAKLFKEFKPDLLLGYTNQPNLLLGLIWKKTGAKYFIWGQQGIEAGGYAFDKKADKIALENTPVFISNSKNGGDFLNKTLHVPTEKIKVVYNGPEKIDPIFSKEEWRSKLGIGNHDFVALMVAHIALRKDHHTLLLAWKIVVETLQKSNINPCLLLAGMLGNATQELISLAIELGIYGNVKFLGNVKDISGLNLASDIHILSSNTEGLPNSLLEAMNLKIPVVGTNIPGIFEAVGAENAEFLSEPKDAEGLAKNILKFALNPSLIQEIGSKNHNRIQNFFSLEKMCQEHWDLIQKNCLS, encoded by the coding sequence ATGTCTCTCCGAACCATTATTCTACTTGATGCACTCAGTCTTGGTGGTGCCGAAAAACAAGCATTACTCTTTGGGGCCTGGCTTCAAAACGAAAAAAAATGTAAGGTTGAAATCTGGCACTTTATGCCTGGGGATGGCTCTGCTAAGATTGTTTGCGACCGTTACAATCTAAAAACCAAAGAAATTGGTTATTTTAGAGGATTAGCCAGATACTTGTACCCAAAACAAATTTGGGAATATGCTAAATTGTTCAAAGAGTTTAAACCAGATCTGCTTCTTGGGTATACTAACCAACCTAATCTGTTGCTAGGTCTAATTTGGAAAAAAACCGGAGCAAAGTATTTTATCTGGGGCCAACAAGGAATCGAAGCCGGAGGGTACGCCTTCGATAAAAAAGCTGATAAAATTGCCCTTGAAAATACCCCTGTCTTTATCTCCAATTCCAAAAATGGAGGAGATTTCCTAAATAAAACCCTCCACGTTCCAACAGAAAAAATAAAAGTAGTTTACAATGGTCCCGAAAAGATTGATCCAATTTTTTCTAAGGAAGAATGGAGATCAAAATTAGGAATCGGCAACCATGACTTTGTGGCACTCATGGTTGCTCATATCGCGCTCCGTAAAGACCACCATACCCTGCTTTTGGCATGGAAAATTGTTGTAGAAACTCTCCAAAAAAGCAACATTAACCCTTGCCTTCTTTTGGCCGGCATGCTGGGAAATGCCACCCAGGAACTCATTAGCCTGGCTATTGAATTGGGTATATACGGTAATGTCAAATTCCTGGGTAATGTTAAAGACATTTCAGGATTGAACCTGGCCTCCGATATTCATATCCTAAGCTCTAATACCGAAGGTTTGCCAAACTCCCTTTTAGAAGCAATGAACCTTAAAATTCCGGTGGTTGGTACGAATATTCCCGGAATCTTTGAAGCTGTTGGTGCCGAAAATGCAGAATTTTTGTCTGAACCTAAAGATGCAGAAGGTCTGGCAAAAAACATCTTAAAATTTGCCCTTAACCCTAGCCTCATTCAGGAAATTGGTTCGAAAAACCATAATAGAATTCAAAACTTCTTTTCACTAGAAAAGATGTGCCAGGAACATTGGGACTTAATTCAAAAGAATTGCCTGTCCTGA
- a CDS encoding glycosyltransferase family 2 protein produces the protein MTDATNLPLVSIIIPYFNHGSFINETINSIKNQNYKNLEIIIIDDCSTSEEASKAVLNQSSLTIQFLKTKLNSGPSIARNIGIAASNGKYILPLDGDDKLGDPFLTDAVQFLESNLNYQVVYGNGSKFGASNEFLSIPNFEKFNFLTYNPLFVTSVIRKSALETAGLYDEYLSKLGLEDWELWLSFAELNYSFKKFEKTFLHIRVLENSRTFQVANKNLDPILEYIYKKHWKLLLDEFKLKTSQLVDIQRSREFKLGKNILLPLRLLIALFRKN, from the coding sequence ATGACAGATGCTACTAACTTACCCCTGGTTTCTATCATAATCCCTTACTTTAACCATGGATCCTTTATCAATGAAACCATAAATTCCATAAAAAATCAGAATTATAAAAATCTGGAAATTATTATTATTGACGATTGCTCTACCTCCGAAGAAGCTTCTAAGGCCGTTTTAAACCAAAGCTCGCTTACTATTCAGTTTCTTAAAACAAAGCTTAATTCCGGTCCTAGCATAGCCAGAAATATCGGAATTGCTGCATCCAACGGAAAATATATCCTTCCATTGGATGGTGATGATAAACTGGGAGATCCTTTTCTTACCGATGCAGTACAATTTCTTGAATCCAATTTAAACTATCAGGTAGTTTATGGAAACGGTAGCAAATTTGGAGCATCGAACGAGTTTCTTTCTATTCCAAATTTTGAAAAATTCAACTTTCTAACCTACAATCCTTTGTTCGTAACAAGTGTAATCAGAAAGTCGGCTCTTGAAACAGCAGGACTATACGATGAATACCTCAGTAAACTAGGACTGGAAGATTGGGAACTTTGGCTTTCCTTTGCAGAACTAAACTACTCCTTTAAAAAATTTGAAAAAACTTTCTTACATATCCGGGTTCTTGAAAATTCCAGAACATTTCAGGTTGCCAATAAAAACCTGGATCCAATTCTGGAATATATCTACAAAAAACACTGGAAATTATTACTGGATGAGTTTAAACTGAAAACCTCCCAACTTGTGGATATTCAACGATCAAGAGAATTCAAACTTGGTAAAAATATTTTATTACCGCTCAGATTGCTTATTGCCCTTTTTAGGAAAAACTAA